One Halobaculum sp. CBA1158 DNA segment encodes these proteins:
- a CDS encoding zinc-binding alcohol dehydrogenase, with translation MSSRTVFFTGPREVEVRETNVPDPGPGELAVEALVSAVSPGTELLLYRGEMNPDLAVDETLDSLSGSLTYPFPYGYATVGVVTAVGPDADPAWRGERVLAFHPHASEFVVDTDAVTRVPEGIAPEEAVFLPNVETAVTLSLDGEPAVGERAVVFGQGIVGLLTTAILSSFPLEELVTLDYHQSRRRRSERLGADRCLDPADADPATLFATATDADGSADSPVAATPESAAGDADAPDRADLTYELSGNPAALDDAIDATGYGGRVVVGSWYGSRPAELSLDGRFHRSRIELRSSQVSTLAPERRGRWTTDRRLTTAWRRLRDIDTDRLRTHRLPVEDAPEAYDLLDREPNEALGVLLTY, from the coding sequence GTGTCGTCGCGGACGGTGTTCTTCACCGGTCCCCGCGAGGTGGAGGTGCGCGAGACGAATGTGCCCGACCCCGGGCCGGGCGAACTCGCCGTCGAGGCGCTCGTGTCGGCGGTGAGTCCCGGGACGGAACTGCTGTTGTACCGCGGAGAGATGAACCCCGACCTGGCAGTCGACGAGACGCTCGACTCGCTGTCCGGGTCGCTTACGTATCCGTTCCCGTACGGCTACGCGACCGTCGGCGTCGTGACCGCGGTCGGCCCCGACGCGGACCCGGCGTGGCGCGGCGAGCGCGTGCTCGCGTTCCACCCGCACGCCAGCGAGTTCGTCGTCGACACCGACGCGGTCACGCGCGTCCCCGAGGGGATCGCGCCAGAGGAGGCGGTGTTCCTCCCGAACGTCGAGACGGCGGTGACGCTGTCGCTCGACGGCGAGCCGGCGGTCGGCGAGCGCGCGGTCGTCTTCGGACAGGGCATCGTCGGCCTGCTGACGACGGCGATCCTCTCGTCGTTCCCGCTCGAGGAGCTGGTGACGCTCGATTATCACCAGTCGCGTCGCCGTCGGTCCGAGCGCCTCGGGGCCGACCGGTGTCTCGATCCGGCGGACGCCGATCCCGCGACGCTGTTCGCGACGGCGACGGACGCCGACGGCTCGGCCGACTCCCCGGTGGCTGCGACGCCCGAGAGCGCCGCCGGCGACGCCGACGCGCCCGACCGGGCGGACCTGACCTACGAGCTGTCGGGCAACCCCGCGGCGCTGGACGACGCGATCGACGCGACGGGGTACGGCGGCCGCGTCGTCGTCGGCTCGTGGTACGGGTCGCGGCCGGCGGAGCTGTCGCTGGACGGGCGCTTCCACCGGAGTCGGATCGAACTCCGGAGCAGCCAGGTGAGCACGCTCGCCCCCGAGCGACGTGGCCGGTGGACCACCGACCGGCGGCTGACGACGGCGTGGCGACGCCTCCGCGACATCGACACCGACCGGCTCCGAACCCACAGGCTACCCGTCGAGGACGCCCCGGAAGCGTACGACCTGCTCGACCGCGAGCCGAACGAGGCGCTCGGCGTGTTGTTGACGTACTGA
- a CDS encoding DUF5684 domain-containing protein, which translates to MLDPILLQQNGGALSAVVLIVYLVVLVATIAGLAKIFSKAGEPAWAAIVPIYNMYLLITIGGNPWWYLLLLFVPLVNVLVLAKVSIDVAKAFGKGVGYGLGLWLVQPVFYPLLGFGDATYQGRP; encoded by the coding sequence ATGCTCGATCCGATACTCCTCCAACAGAACGGCGGCGCGCTCTCGGCGGTCGTCCTGATCGTGTACCTCGTCGTGCTCGTGGCGACGATCGCCGGGCTGGCGAAGATCTTCTCGAAGGCCGGCGAGCCGGCGTGGGCCGCGATAGTTCCGATATACAACATGTATCTCCTGATCACGATCGGCGGGAACCCGTGGTGGTACCTCCTGCTGCTGTTCGTCCCCCTCGTGAACGTGCTCGTGCTGGCGAAGGTGTCGATCGACGTGGCGAAGGCGTTCGGGAAGGGCGTCGGGTACGGCCTCGGCCTGTGGCTCGTCCAGCCGGTGTTCTACCCTCTGCTTGGCTTCGGCGACGCGACCTACCAGGGGCGACCGTAG
- a CDS encoding DUF4129 domain-containing protein — MERRTVATAVLALLAVLALGAAAATLDSATTTASGGFGSGGASDQSGVGDGEDGPVDLGGDSATGSASLQLSVCVQFLTEPIVQAVLLLGVVAFMGGMYRTTGSWVLSGLFVVSALFPFGVLYLALVSCGASPAEAALGFGESVAANASVLPDGAGSAGSNADGEAVSAPTFAVGLLLLVAIAGSVLLLFVSTGDDDDELAESAPDPPAPERRAEVGRAAGAAADRLEGDADLENEVYRAWREMTGALAVDSPRSTTPAEFADAAVDAGMDRRDVAALTEAFEAVRYGGEPATPEREREAVDALRRIEGTYADGDSAGDAIDSDRPRDGDHDGHGDRPRDSDRNGDRDGDDPTDPGDPR, encoded by the coding sequence GTGGAGCGACGAACGGTCGCCACCGCGGTCCTGGCCCTCCTCGCGGTGCTCGCGCTCGGCGCGGCGGCCGCGACGCTGGACTCGGCGACGACCACTGCAAGCGGCGGATTCGGTTCCGGCGGGGCGAGCGACCAGTCCGGCGTCGGCGACGGCGAGGACGGCCCGGTCGACCTGGGCGGCGACTCGGCCACCGGATCCGCGAGCCTCCAGCTCAGCGTCTGCGTCCAGTTCCTGACCGAGCCGATCGTCCAGGCGGTCCTGCTGCTCGGCGTCGTCGCGTTCATGGGCGGAATGTACCGAACCACCGGCTCGTGGGTGCTCAGCGGGCTGTTCGTCGTCTCGGCGCTGTTCCCGTTCGGGGTGTTGTACCTCGCGCTCGTCTCGTGTGGCGCGTCGCCTGCGGAGGCGGCCCTCGGGTTCGGCGAATCGGTCGCGGCCAACGCCTCGGTCCTGCCCGACGGCGCGGGCTCGGCCGGCTCGAACGCCGACGGCGAGGCGGTGTCCGCGCCGACGTTCGCCGTCGGCCTGTTGCTCCTCGTCGCCATCGCGGGCAGCGTCCTCCTGCTGTTCGTCTCCACCGGCGACGACGACGACGAGCTCGCGGAGTCCGCGCCCGACCCGCCCGCGCCCGAGCGCCGCGCCGAGGTCGGGCGCGCGGCCGGCGCGGCCGCCGACAGGCTGGAGGGCGACGCCGACCTGGAGAACGAGGTGTACCGCGCCTGGCGCGAGATGACGGGCGCGCTCGCCGTCGACAGTCCCCGGTCGACGACGCCGGCGGAGTTCGCCGACGCCGCCGTCGACGCCGGGATGGACCGGCGCGACGTGGCCGCGCTCACAGAGGCGTTCGAGGCCGTACGCTACGGCGGCGAGCCCGCGACGCCCGAGCGAGAGCGCGAGGCCGTCGACGCGCTCCGCCGGATCGAGGGGACGTACGCCGACGGTGACAGCGCGGGCGACGCCATCGACAGCGACCGCCCACGCGACGGCGACCACGACGGGCACGGTGATCGGCCCCGCGACAGCGACCGCAACGGCGACCGCGACGGCGACGACCCGACCGATCCGGGTGATCCGCGGTGA
- a CDS encoding DUF58 domain-containing protein: MAEFDRIRPRGVVPTGRWTGVAALALVPVGLGVLLRHPPLVLAGAVGVAFAAYARGDAAPDPDVTLERSLSDPTPDPGDEVTVTLRVRNDGDGVLPDLRLVDGLPAALASDGPARLGTALRPGRTATLRYDVTAVRGAHEFDPVHVLARNPSGSRERDARLVAEGETTLRCTPELEASSSLPLRGLTTVLSGRVPTDVGGSGLEFHSTREYRHGDPAKRVNWARYARTGELSTLEFREERAATVVVCIDAREEAYLAPDEDAANAVERSVEAATQAVPALLASGDRVGIAASGPGDCFLDPGIGDGHAARARELLATHPALAPTPDDERFLPTTWVRRFRRWLPADAQVLFCTPLADDYAVTVARRLDAYGHAVTVISPDPTADDTPGHRLAGVERSNRVSRLRSSGLRVIDWGEEPLATELERAAARWSR; encoded by the coding sequence GTGGCCGAATTCGACCGGATCCGCCCGCGGGGGGTCGTCCCCACCGGGCGGTGGACGGGGGTGGCCGCGCTCGCGCTCGTCCCCGTCGGACTGGGCGTCCTGCTCCGACACCCGCCGCTCGTGCTCGCGGGGGCCGTCGGCGTCGCCTTCGCCGCCTACGCCCGCGGTGACGCCGCACCCGACCCCGACGTGACGCTGGAGCGGTCGCTGTCGGATCCGACCCCCGACCCTGGCGACGAGGTGACCGTGACGCTTCGCGTCCGCAACGACGGCGACGGGGTGCTCCCGGACCTCAGGCTGGTCGACGGCCTCCCGGCGGCGCTGGCGAGCGACGGGCCCGCACGGTTGGGGACGGCGCTCCGGCCCGGCCGGACGGCGACGCTGCGGTACGACGTGACGGCGGTTCGCGGGGCCCACGAGTTCGACCCGGTGCACGTGCTGGCGCGCAACCCGAGCGGGTCGCGCGAGCGCGACGCCCGGCTCGTCGCCGAGGGGGAGACGACCCTGCGGTGCACCCCCGAACTGGAGGCGTCGTCGTCGCTTCCCCTGCGCGGACTGACGACCGTCCTCTCCGGGCGGGTCCCGACCGACGTGGGCGGGTCGGGGCTGGAGTTCCACTCCACTCGCGAGTACCGGCACGGCGACCCGGCCAAGCGGGTGAACTGGGCGCGATACGCCCGGACGGGCGAGCTGTCGACGCTGGAGTTCCGCGAGGAGCGCGCGGCGACGGTCGTCGTCTGCATCGACGCCCGCGAGGAGGCGTACCTCGCGCCCGACGAGGACGCGGCCAACGCCGTCGAGCGGAGCGTCGAGGCGGCGACGCAGGCTGTGCCGGCGCTGCTCGCCAGCGGCGACCGCGTCGGGATCGCCGCCTCCGGGCCCGGGGACTGCTTCCTCGATCCCGGCATCGGCGACGGGCACGCCGCCCGCGCCCGGGAGCTGCTCGCGACCCATCCCGCGCTCGCGCCGACGCCCGACGACGAGCGGTTCCTCCCGACGACGTGGGTGCGGCGCTTTCGGCGGTGGCTCCCGGCGGACGCGCAGGTGCTGTTCTGCACGCCGCTGGCCGACGACTACGCCGTCACGGTCGCCCGCCGGCTCGACGCCTACGGGCACGCGGTGACGGTCATCTCGCCGGACCCGACGGCCGACGACACGCCCGGTCACCGGCTCGCGGGCGTCGAGCGGTCGAACCGCGTCTCGCGGCTCCGATCGTCGGGGCTGCGGGTGATCGACTGGGGCGAGGAGCCGCTGGCGACGGAGCTGGAGCGCGCCGCCGCGCGGTGGTCGCGGTGA
- a CDS encoding AAA family ATPase — MDVPDASAACSDVLDTLRSAIIAEDAFFEDILLGLLSRGHVLIEDVPGTGKTLTARSMATALGLSFSRVQFTPDLLPSDVTGTTVYDEGTGEFEFSEGPIFANVVLADEINRAPPKTQAALLEAMEEEQVTVDGTTYELPEPFFLIATQNPVEQAGNFPLPEAQLDRFSVKTSMGYPDLAGEIELLQRRAGRLEQDPSVETVLDEGRVRGAREAPESVRVEDDLLEYMAAVARATRQDRRVEVGVSPRGTQRLFEAARAAATLAGREFVTPDDIKRVATPTLAHRLVLTPDAKVDDVAKTDVLAAVLDRVEVPTVGDAEPEAAE; from the coding sequence ATGGACGTTCCCGACGCGAGCGCGGCCTGTTCGGACGTGCTCGACACCCTCCGGTCGGCGATCATCGCCGAGGACGCCTTCTTCGAGGACATCCTCCTGGGACTGCTCTCGCGGGGCCACGTGCTCATCGAGGACGTGCCCGGGACGGGCAAGACGCTCACCGCCCGATCGATGGCGACGGCGCTGGGGCTGTCGTTCTCGCGCGTGCAGTTCACGCCCGACCTGCTTCCCTCGGACGTGACCGGCACGACCGTCTACGACGAGGGCACCGGCGAGTTCGAGTTCTCGGAGGGGCCGATCTTCGCGAACGTCGTCCTCGCCGACGAGATCAACCGCGCGCCGCCGAAGACGCAGGCCGCGCTGTTGGAGGCGATGGAGGAGGAGCAGGTGACCGTGGACGGCACCACCTACGAGCTGCCGGAGCCGTTCTTTCTCATCGCGACGCAAAATCCCGTCGAGCAGGCCGGCAACTTCCCGCTGCCGGAGGCGCAACTCGATCGCTTCTCCGTGAAGACCTCGATGGGCTACCCGGATCTGGCGGGCGAGATCGAACTGCTCCAGCGACGCGCGGGCCGCCTCGAACAGGACCCGAGCGTCGAGACGGTGCTCGACGAGGGCCGCGTCCGCGGGGCGCGCGAGGCCCCCGAGTCCGTCAGGGTCGAAGACGACCTGCTGGAGTACATGGCGGCCGTCGCGCGGGCAACCCGGCAGGACCGCCGCGTCGAGGTCGGCGTCTCCCCCCGCGGGACCCAGCGCCTGTTCGAGGCCGCCCGCGCGGCCGCGACGCTCGCGGGCCGGGAGTTCGTCACGCCGGACGACATCAAGCGCGTGGCGACGCCGACGCTCGCCCACCGGCTCGTGCTCACTCCCGACGCGAAGGTCGACGACGTGGCGAAGACCGACGTGCTCGCGGCCGTGCTCGACCGCGTCGAGGTGCCGACCGTCGGCGACGCCGAGCCCGAGGCCGCCGAGTAG
- a CDS encoding redoxin domain-containing protein produces the protein MVTTGEAAPTFTATYRGSDHETFDLADHLGDGPVVLAFFPGAFTPPCSNEMVALQEHHDDFAAAGATLFGVSADSAFSLEAFADEYDLEFDLVSDMAGDAIEAYGLSMDIPELGLYGIANRAVFVLDDDGTVTYEWVADDPTNEPDYEELLAAVESL, from the coding sequence ATGGTCACGACAGGCGAGGCCGCACCGACGTTCACCGCGACGTACAGGGGCAGCGACCACGAGACGTTCGACCTCGCCGACCACCTCGGCGACGGGCCGGTCGTGCTCGCCTTCTTCCCAGGCGCGTTCACGCCGCCGTGCTCCAACGAGATGGTCGCCCTGCAGGAGCACCACGACGACTTCGCGGCCGCCGGCGCGACGCTGTTCGGCGTGAGCGCCGACTCGGCGTTCTCGCTGGAGGCGTTCGCCGACGAGTACGACCTCGAGTTCGACCTCGTCAGCGACATGGCCGGCGACGCCATCGAGGCGTACGGCCTCTCGATGGACATCCCCGAGTTGGGACTGTACGGCATCGCCAACCGCGCCGTGTTCGTCCTCGACGACGACGGGACGGTGACGTACGAGTGGGTCGCCGACGACCCCACGAACGAACCCGACTACGAGGAACTGCTGGCGGCCGTCGAGTCGCTCTGA
- a CDS encoding DUF192 domain-containing protein: MRVIHRPASVDPEAGEPTSPPERVLAADAEVADSALSQARGLMFRRSIPDDYALVFPFDEVDSRSLHMLFVPFAIDAVWLVEGEVTQVKRLRPWIGLGWGTADAVVELPAGAADGVEPGDTVEIEG, from the coding sequence GTGCGCGTGATCCACCGACCCGCGTCGGTCGACCCCGAAGCGGGCGAGCCCACGAGTCCGCCGGAGCGCGTCCTCGCCGCCGACGCCGAGGTCGCCGACTCGGCGCTGTCGCAGGCGCGGGGGCTGATGTTCCGGCGGTCGATCCCCGACGACTACGCGCTCGTGTTCCCGTTCGACGAGGTCGACTCCCGGAGCCTCCACATGCTGTTCGTCCCGTTCGCGATCGATGCGGTCTGGCTCGTCGAGGGCGAGGTGACGCAGGTGAAGCGGCTTCGCCCGTGGATCGGTCTCGGGTGGGGGACCGCGGACGCCGTCGTCGAGCTCCCGGCGGGGGCGGCCGACGGCGTCGAGCCCGGGGACACCGTCGAGATCGAGGGGTAG
- a CDS encoding rubrerythrin-like domain-containing protein: MRTDPYHAGTERVFECRACSTRIEAAHSPGTCPACGGEMQDISVPRE; the protein is encoded by the coding sequence ATGCGCACCGATCCCTACCACGCCGGCACCGAGCGGGTGTTCGAGTGCCGCGCGTGCTCGACCCGCATCGAGGCGGCGCACAGTCCCGGGACGTGTCCGGCCTGCGGCGGCGAGATGCAGGACATCAGCGTCCCGCGGGAGTGA
- a CDS encoding GMP synthase subunit A has product MSEPRIVVIDNHGQFTHLEGRALRDVGVDTEILDNDTDPAEIDADGLVLSGGPSMDRVGRCAEYLELDVPVLGICLGHQLIAEELGGRVESGDYGGYADVDVRIADEEDPLVGSLAPETRTWASHADEVVDPPEGFAVTADSDVCGVEAMSDAERDLYGVQWHPEVSHTERGQEVFENFVAICE; this is encoded by the coding sequence ATGAGCGAGCCGCGCATCGTGGTCATCGACAACCACGGACAGTTCACGCATCTGGAGGGTCGGGCGCTTCGCGACGTGGGCGTCGACACCGAGATCCTCGACAACGACACGGACCCCGCCGAGATCGACGCCGACGGACTCGTCCTCTCGGGCGGTCCGAGCATGGACCGGGTGGGTCGCTGCGCCGAGTACCTCGAGTTGGACGTGCCGGTGTTGGGTATCTGTCTCGGGCACCAACTCATCGCCGAGGAGCTCGGCGGCCGCGTCGAGTCGGGCGACTACGGCGGCTACGCCGACGTCGACGTGCGGATCGCGGACGAGGAAGATCCCCTCGTCGGGTCGCTCGCGCCCGAGACCAGAACGTGGGCGAGCCACGCCGACGAGGTGGTCGACCCGCCCGAGGGGTTCGCCGTCACCGCCGACAGCGACGTCTGCGGCGTCGAGGCCATGAGCGACGCCGAACGCGACCTCTACGGCGTCCAGTGGCACCCCGAGGTGTCCCACACGGAGCGCGGCCAGGAGGTCTTCGAGAACTTCGTCGCGATCTGCGAGTAG
- a CDS encoding DUF2070 family protein, with the protein MTATQSNLAGLSRFIFRAPSWYTSVAFALLLAAVAGVGAFERPETTQVWRGVLFVGRDAWEGVFFIGIPTVVAGLATAWVDRLVGGKLTPNRSSLLALVCEVLIVAFLTVGALVAYLTPLGQRFVFDVLVVALASVFALRLLVIMAVSRSSLPVAAVPASIQTATAAVLLFVYSGTLRVLEVGGPLLDTFLTPYLARPDEAPSELSAISPDHFLVLGLTCALYAVAVWIFLYVVDRPWRNTLGVSVLDFLQGFIGHVAEGSRELEDFFEQLGEDAVVPVTVLSIRTADGDEKARWVLPMIHPGPMGEIGGGNLPVRVAAATDGLAFPPHATAGHDFNLVTEREIDPVLEAADRAHRRLSYSSAATESVRETAGEASVLGQAFGDDALLVSTFAPGFADDVEYAVGLSTAAEARTTGLDDVLLVDAHNSNDGLEGPDLGHVTPGSSRSFDMIRAAGRVGERLATAPRGGLSVGVDWDPTDWDAEEGIGPLGVRAMVTEVDVAGDGDDTQTTAYVLVDGNNMEPGLRDHLVDAVASAVDADAAEVMTTDTHIVNTVEADNQVGAAIDRGELTDVVVDAVTRAAADVEPVEAGMATEHAEVTVFGNDRTESLASHANAAVSMGGALAAAVVLASLAISVLLFFVTGA; encoded by the coding sequence ATGACTGCGACCCAGAGCAACCTCGCCGGCCTCTCGCGGTTCATCTTCCGCGCGCCGTCGTGGTACACGTCGGTCGCGTTCGCGCTCCTGCTGGCGGCGGTCGCGGGCGTCGGGGCGTTCGAGCGGCCGGAGACGACGCAGGTGTGGCGCGGCGTGTTGTTCGTCGGCCGCGACGCCTGGGAGGGCGTGTTCTTCATCGGGATCCCGACGGTCGTCGCCGGGCTCGCCACGGCGTGGGTCGACCGTCTCGTCGGCGGAAAGCTCACCCCGAACCGCTCGTCGCTGCTCGCGCTTGTGTGTGAGGTCCTGATCGTCGCCTTCCTCACGGTCGGCGCGCTCGTGGCGTACCTCACGCCGCTGGGCCAGCGGTTCGTCTTCGACGTGCTCGTCGTCGCGCTGGCGTCGGTGTTCGCGCTTCGACTGCTGGTTATCATGGCGGTCTCGCGGTCGTCGCTCCCGGTCGCGGCGGTGCCCGCCAGCATCCAGACGGCTACTGCGGCGGTGCTGCTGTTCGTGTACAGCGGGACGCTTCGCGTGCTGGAGGTCGGCGGTCCCCTGCTCGACACGTTCCTCACGCCGTATCTCGCCCGACCCGACGAGGCACCCTCGGAGCTGTCGGCGATCAGCCCGGATCACTTCCTCGTGCTCGGGCTCACCTGCGCGCTGTACGCCGTCGCGGTCTGGATCTTCCTCTACGTGGTCGACCGACCGTGGCGGAACACCCTCGGCGTGTCGGTGCTCGATTTCCTCCAGGGGTTCATCGGTCACGTCGCCGAGGGGAGCCGCGAGCTGGAGGACTTCTTCGAACAGCTCGGCGAGGACGCCGTCGTCCCCGTGACTGTGCTGTCGATCCGCACCGCCGACGGCGACGAGAAGGCGCGCTGGGTCCTGCCGATGATCCACCCCGGACCGATGGGCGAGATCGGCGGCGGCAACCTCCCGGTCCGCGTCGCCGCCGCGACCGACGGCCTCGCGTTCCCGCCGCACGCGACCGCCGGCCACGACTTCAACCTCGTCACCGAGCGGGAGATCGATCCCGTTCTCGAGGCGGCCGACCGCGCACACCGACGGCTCTCGTACTCCTCGGCGGCGACCGAGAGCGTCCGCGAGACCGCCGGCGAGGCGTCCGTCCTGGGCCAGGCGTTCGGCGACGACGCGCTGCTCGTCTCGACGTTCGCGCCCGGATTCGCCGACGACGTGGAGTACGCCGTCGGGCTCTCGACGGCTGCCGAGGCGCGCACGACCGGTCTCGACGACGTGCTGCTCGTCGACGCGCACAACTCCAACGACGGCCTCGAGGGACCGGACCTTGGCCACGTGACGCCGGGGTCGAGCCGCTCGTTCGACATGATTCGGGCGGCGGGGCGCGTCGGCGAACGGCTCGCGACCGCTCCCCGGGGAGGCCTTTCGGTCGGGGTCGACTGGGACCCCACGGACTGGGACGCCGAGGAGGGTATCGGTCCGCTCGGGGTCCGTGCGATGGTGACCGAGGTGGACGTCGCCGGCGACGGCGACGACACACAGACCACGGCGTACGTCCTCGTCGACGGCAACAACATGGAGCCCGGACTGCGCGATCACCTCGTCGACGCCGTCGCGAGCGCGGTCGACGCCGACGCGGCGGAGGTGATGACGACCGACACGCACATCGTCAACACCGTCGAGGCGGACAACCAGGTCGGGGCGGCGATCGATCGCGGGGAGCTGACGGACGTGGTGGTCGACGCGGTCACGCGGGCCGCCGCCGACGTCGAACCCGTCGAGGCGGGGATGGCGACCGAACACGCCGAGGTGACCGTCTTCGGCAACGACCGCACGGAGTCGCTCGCGAGCCACGCGAACGCCGCCGTGTCGATGGGCGGCGCGCTCGCGGCCGCCGTCGTGCTCGCGTCGCTGGCGATCTCGGTGCTGCTGTTCTTCGTCACCGGGGCCTGA
- a CDS encoding methyl-accepting chemotaxis protein, whose amino-acid sequence MDSTDVDDAAAVEIDNREIDTAVDADIETDIEAADGANAEAIDALSGLRAASEQVATSTTEIAGMAGEQSDDMRTVSDEMTNLSAAVEEVASSAEQVAQAASEAEAAAEEGEESAAEAMEAIRSVADAAESMTDGIERIGRRIDDIDEFVDVIDDIAEQTNLLALNANIEAARAGEHGDGFAVVADEVKSLAEDSQKEAEAVEDTVDEIKSEMSEVVSEIEGSNERIDRGVSRTEEAMDHLSEISDTVSEASAGVSEVARATDEQAASAEEVSAMVDGAAETADEIAAEADEIAAAVEEQTDEIGSVVDSMRT is encoded by the coding sequence ATGGACTCCACCGACGTCGACGACGCGGCGGCAGTCGAGATCGACAACAGGGAGATCGATACCGCCGTCGACGCCGACATCGAGACGGATATCGAGGCGGCGGACGGGGCGAACGCGGAGGCGATCGACGCCCTCTCGGGGCTCCGGGCCGCGTCCGAGCAGGTCGCGACCTCGACGACCGAGATCGCCGGGATGGCGGGCGAGCAGTCCGACGACATGCGGACCGTGAGCGACGAGATGACGAACCTCTCGGCGGCCGTCGAGGAGGTCGCCTCCTCGGCCGAGCAGGTCGCGCAGGCGGCTTCGGAGGCGGAGGCGGCCGCCGAGGAGGGCGAGGAATCGGCCGCCGAGGCCATGGAGGCGATCCGCTCGGTCGCCGACGCCGCCGAGTCGATGACCGACGGGATCGAGCGGATCGGTCGACGGATCGACGACATCGACGAGTTCGTCGACGTGATCGACGACATCGCCGAGCAGACGAACCTGCTGGCGCTCAACGCCAACATCGAGGCGGCGCGGGCGGGCGAGCACGGCGACGGCTTCGCCGTCGTCGCCGACGAGGTGAAGAGCCTCGCGGAGGACTCCCAGAAGGAGGCCGAGGCCGTCGAGGACACCGTCGACGAGATCAAATCAGAGATGTCGGAGGTTGTCTCGGAGATCGAGGGAAGCAACGAGCGGATCGACCGCGGCGTCTCGCGGACGGAGGAGGCGATGGACCACCTGAGCGAGATCTCCGACACGGTCTCGGAGGCCTCCGCGGGCGTGAGCGAGGTGGCCCGCGCGACCGACGAGCAGGCGGCCTCCGCCGAGGAGGTGTCTGCGATGGTGGACGGGGCCGCCGAGACCGCTGACGAGATCGCTGCGGAGGCCGACGAGATCGCCGCCGCGGTGGAAGAGCAGACCGACGAGATCGGCTCGGTCGTCGATTCGATGCGAACCTGA
- a CDS encoding HAD family hydrolase produces MATRRRLALVSATSFALFDTLVEADLPPDPAGAVGEELRARDVPVPDDWADAYDETHVDAPAGAEVPLPAHVSRALASRGVDAPGNAARRAVVAAFDPSVRTRAGAVEAVAAAGERGPVGVFANCAVPELVGRVLVRSDLARDDFDAVVSSVACGWRAPDPRAFERVADALGVDAARLTHVGSDPEVGGGVTACGGRFFDARPGAISDRLSAIE; encoded by the coding sequence ATGGCGACGCGCCGGCGACTCGCGCTCGTGTCCGCCACCTCGTTCGCGCTGTTCGACACGCTCGTCGAGGCCGACCTGCCGCCGGACCCGGCGGGGGCCGTCGGCGAGGAACTACGCGCCCGCGACGTCCCCGTGCCGGACGACTGGGCCGACGCCTACGACGAGACCCACGTCGACGCACCCGCGGGCGCTGAGGTGCCGCTGCCGGCGCACGTGAGCCGCGCGCTCGCCTCGCGCGGCGTCGACGCCCCCGGCAACGCCGCCCGCAGGGCCGTCGTCGCCGCCTTCGACCCCTCGGTCCGGACGCGTGCGGGGGCGGTCGAGGCCGTCGCGGCCGCCGGGGAGCGGGGTCCCGTCGGCGTGTTCGCGAACTGCGCGGTGCCGGAGCTGGTTGGACGCGTGCTCGTCCGTTCGGACCTCGCGCGCGACGACTTCGACGCCGTCGTCTCCAGCGTCGCCTGCGGGTGGCGAGCGCCCGACCCCCGCGCGTTCGAGCGCGTCGCCGACGCGCTCGGCGTCGACGCCGCGAGGCTGACGCACGTCGGCTCGGACCCCGAGGTCGGCGGCGGCGTGACCGCGTGCGGCGGTCGGTTCTTCGACGCCCGGCCGGGAGCGATCTCCGACCGACTGTCGGCGATCGAATGA